The Symphalangus syndactylus isolate Jambi chromosome 11, NHGRI_mSymSyn1-v2.1_pri, whole genome shotgun sequence genome contains a region encoding:
- the ATP2A1 gene encoding sarcoplasmic/endoplasmic reticulum calcium ATPase 1 isoform X1, which yields MEAAHAKTTEECLAYFGVSETTGLTPDQVKRNLEKYGPNELPAEEGKTLWELVIEQFEDLLVRILLLAACISFVLAWFEEGEETITAFVEPFVILLILIANAIVGVWQERNAENAIEALKEYEPEMGKVYRADRKSVQRIKARDIVPGDIVEVAVGDKVPADIRILAIKSTTLRVDQSILTGESVSVIKHTEPVPDPRAVNQDKKNMLFSGTNIAAGKALGIVATTGVSTEIGKIRDQMAATEQDKTPLQQKLDEFGEQLSKVISLICVAVWLINIGHFNDPVHGGSWFRGAIYYFKIAVALAVAAIPEGLPAVITTCLALGTRRMAKKNAIVRSLPSVETLGCTSVICSDKTGTLTTNQMSVCKMFIIDKVDGDICLLNEFSITGSTYAPEGEVLKNDKPVRPGQYDGLVELATICALCNDSSLDFNEAKGVYEKVGEATETALTTLVEKMNVFNTDVRSLSKVERANACNSVIRQLMKKEFTLEFSRDRKSMSVYCSPAKSSRAAVGNKMFVKGAPEGVIDRCNYVRVGTTRVPLTGPVKEKIMAVIKEWGTGRDTLRCLALATRDTPPKREEMVLDDSARFLEYETDLTFVGVVGMLDPPRKEVTGSIQLCRDAGIRVIMITGDNKGTAIAICRRIGIFGENEEVADRAYTGREFDDLPLAEQREACRRACCFARVEPSHKSKIVEYLQSYDEITAMTGDGVNDAPALKKAEIGIAMGSGTAVAKTASEMVLADDNFSTIVAAVEEGRAIYNNMKQFIRYLISSNVGEVVCIFLTAALGLPEALIPVQLLWVNLVTDGLPATALGFNPPDLDIMDRPPRSPKEPLISGWLFFRYMAIGGYVGAATVGAAAWWFLYAEDGPHVNYSQLTHFMQCTEDNTHFEGIDCEVFEAPEPMTMALSVLVTIEMCNALNSLSENQSLLRMPPWVNIWLLGSICLSMSLHFLILYVDPLPMIFKLRALDLTQWLMVLKISLPVIGLDEILKFIARNYLEDPEDERRK from the exons ATGGAGGCCGCTCATGCTAAAACCACGGAGGAATGTTTGGCCTATTTTGGGGTGAGTGAGACCACGGGCCTCACCCCGGACCAAGTTAAGCGGAATCTAGAGAAATACGGCCCCAATG AGCTCCCTGCTGAGGAAG GGAAGACCCTGTGGGAGCTGGTGATAGAGCAGTTTGAAGACCTCCTGGTGCGGATCCTCCTCCTGGCCGCATGCATTTCCTTC GTGCTGGCCTGGTTTGAGGAAGGTGAAGAGACCATCACGGCCTTTGTTGAACCTTTTGTCATCCTCTTGATCCTCATTGCCAATGCCATCGTGGGGGTTTGGCAG GAGCGGAACGCAGAGAATGCCATCGAGGCCCTGAAGGAGTATGAGCCAGAGATGGGGAAGGTCTACCGGGCTGACCGCAAGTCAGTGCAAAGGATCAAGGCTCGGGACATCGTCCCCGGGGACATTGTGGAGGTGGCTG TGGGGGACAAAGTCCCTGCAGATATCCGAATCCTCGCCATCAAATCCACCACGCTGCGGGTTGACCAGTCCATCCTGACAG GCGAGTCTGTATCTGTCATCAAGCACACAGAGCCCGTTCCTGACCCCCGAGCTGTCAACCAGGACAAGAAGAACATGCTTTTCTCG gGCACCAACATTGCAGCTGGCAAGGCCTTGGGCATCGTGGCCACCACCGGCGTGAGCACCGAGATTGGGAAGATCCGAGACCAAATGGCTGCCACAGAACAGGACAAGACCCCCTTGCAGCAGAAGCTGGATGAGTTTGGGGAGCAGCTCTCCAAGGTCATCTCCCTCATCTGTGTGGCTGTCTGGCTTATCAACATTGGCCACTTCAACGACCCTGTCCATGGGGGCTCCTGGTTCCGCGGGGCCATCTACTACTTTAAGATTGCCGTGGCCTTGGCTGTGGCTGCCATCCCCGAAG GTCTTCCTGCAGTCATCACCACCTGCCTGGCCCTGGGTACCCGTCGGATGGCAAAGAAGAACGCCATTGTAAGGAGCTTGCCCTCTGTAGAGACCCTGGGCTGCACCTCTGTCATCTGTTCCGACAAGACAGGCACCCTCACCACCAACCAGATGTCTGTCTGCAAG ATGTTTATCATTGACAAGGTGGATGGGGACATCTGCCTCCTGAATGAGTTCTCCATCACTGGCTCCACTTACGCTCCAGAGGGAGAGGT CTTGAAGAATGATAAGCCAGTCCGGCCAGGGCAGTATGACGGGCTGGTGGAGCTGGCCACCATCTGTGCCCTCTGCAATGACTCCTCCTTGGACTTCAATGAG GCCAAAGGTGTCTATGAGAAGGTGGGCGAGGCCACTGAGACAGCACTCACCACCCTGGTGGAGAAGATGAATGTGTTCAACACGGATGTGAGAAGCCTCTCGAAGGTGGAGAGAGCCAACGCCTGCAACTCG GTGATCCGCCAGCTAATGAAGAAGGAGTTCACCCTGGAGTTCTCCCGAGACAGAAAGTCCATGTCTGTCTATTGCTCCCCAGCCAAATCTTCCCGGGCTGCTGTGGGGAACAAGATGTTTGTCAAG GGTGCCCCCGAGGGCGTCATCGACCGCTGTAACTATGTGCGAGTTGGCACCACCCGGGTGCCACTGACGGGGCCGGTGAAGGAGAAGATCATGGCGGTGATCAAGGAGTGGGGCACTGGCCGGGACACCCTGCGCTGCTTGGCCCTGGCCACCCGGGACACCCCCCCGAAGCGAGAGGAAATGGTCCTGGATGACTCTGCCAGGTTCCTGGAGTATGAG ACGGACCTGACATTCGTGGGTGTAGTGGGCATGCTGGACCCTCCACGCAAGGAGGTCACGGGCTCCATCCAGCTGTGCCGTGACGCCGGGATCCGGGTGATCATGATCACTGGGGACAACAAGGGCACAGCCATTGCCATCTGCCGGCGAATTGGCATCTTTGGGGAGAATGAGGAGGTGGCCGATCGCGCCTACACGGGCCGAGAGTTTGACGACCTGCCCCTGGCTGAACAGCGGGAAGCCTGCAGACGTGCCTGCTGCTTCGCCCGCGTGGAGCCCTCGCACAAGTCCAAGATTGTGGAGTACCTGCAGTCCTACGATGAGATCACAGCCATG acagGTGATGGCGTCAATGATGCCCCTGCCCTGAAGAAGGCTGAGATTGGCATTGCCATGGGATCTGGCACCGCCGTGGCCAAGACTGCCTCCGAGATGGTGCTGGCCGACGACAACTTCTCCACCATCGTAGCTGCTGTGGAGGAGGGCCGCGCCATCTACAACAACATGAAGCAGTTCATCCGCTACCTCATTTCCTCCAACGTGGGCGAGGTGGTCTG CATCTTCCTGACCGCTGCCCTGGGGCTGCCCGAGGCCCTGATCccggtgcagctgctgtgggtgaACTTGGTGACTGACGGGCTCCCAGCCACAGCCCTGGGCTTCAACCCACCAGACCTGGACATCATGGACCGCCCCCCCCGGAGCCCCAAGGAGCCCCTCATCAGTGGCTGGCTCTTCTTCCGCTACATGGCAATTGGGG GCTATGTgggtgcagccactgtgggagCGGCTGCCTGGTGGTTCCTGTACGCTGAGGACGGGCCTCATGTCAACTACAGCCAGCTG ACTCACTTCATGCAGTGCACCGAGGACAACACCCACTTCGAGGGCATAGACTGTGAGGTCTTCGAGGCCCCCGAGCCCATGACCATGGCCCTGTCCGTGCTGGTGACCATCGAGATGTGCAATGCACTCAACAG CCTGTCTGAGAACCAGTCCCTGCTGCGGATGCCACCCTGGGTGAACATCTGGCTGCTGGGCTCCATCTGCCTCTCCATGTCCCTGCACTTCCTCATCCTCTATGTTGACCCCCTGCCG ATGATCTTCAAGCTCCGGGCCCTGGACCTCACCCAGTGGCTCATGGTCCTCAAGATCTCACTGCCAGTCATTGGGCTCGACGAAATCCTCAAGTTCATTGCTCGGAACTACCTAGAGG aTCCAGAAGATGAAAGAAGGAAGTGA
- the ATP2A1 gene encoding sarcoplasmic/endoplasmic reticulum calcium ATPase 1 isoform X2: protein MEAAHAKTTEECLAYFGVSETTGLTPDQVKRNLEKYGPNELPAEEGKTLWELVIEQFEDLLVRILLLAACISFVLAWFEEGEETITAFVEPFVILLILIANAIVGVWQERNAENAIEALKEYEPEMGKVYRADRKSVQRIKARDIVPGDIVEVAVGDKVPADIRILAIKSTTLRVDQSILTGESVSVIKHTEPVPDPRAVNQDKKNMLFSGTNIAAGKALGIVATTGVSTEIGKIRDQMAATEQDKTPLQQKLDEFGEQLSKVISLICVAVWLINIGHFNDPVHGGSWFRGAIYYFKIAVALAVAAIPEGLPAVITTCLALGTRRMAKKNAIVRSLPSVETLGCTSVICSDKTGTLTTNQMSVCKMFIIDKVDGDICLLNEFSITGSTYAPEGEVLKNDKPVRPGQYDGLVELATICALCNDSSLDFNEAKGVYEKVGEATETALTTLVEKMNVFNTDVRSLSKVERANACNSVIRQLMKKEFTLEFSRDRKSMSVYCSPAKSSRAAVGNKMFVKGAPEGVIDRCNYVRVGTTRVPLTGPVKEKIMAVIKEWGTGRDTLRCLALATRDTPPKREEMVLDDSARFLEYETDLTFVGVVGMLDPPRKEVTGSIQLCRDAGIRVIMITGDNKGTAIAICRRIGIFGENEEVADRAYTGREFDDLPLAEQREACRRACCFARVEPSHKSKIVEYLQSYDEITAMTGDGVNDAPALKKAEIGIAMGSGTAVAKTASEMVLADDNFSTIVAAVEEGRAIYNNMKQFIRYLISSNVGEVVCIFLTAALGLPEALIPVQLLWVNLVTDGLPATALGFNPPDLDIMDRPPRSPKEPLISGWLFFRYMAIGGYVGAATVGAAAWWFLYAEDGPHVNYSQLTHFMQCTEDNTHFEGIDCEVFEAPEPMTMALSVLVTIEMCNALNSLSENQSLLRMPPWVNIWLLGSICLSMSLHFLILYVDPLPMIFKLRALDLTQWLMVLKISLPVIGLDEILKFIARNYLEG from the exons ATGGAGGCCGCTCATGCTAAAACCACGGAGGAATGTTTGGCCTATTTTGGGGTGAGTGAGACCACGGGCCTCACCCCGGACCAAGTTAAGCGGAATCTAGAGAAATACGGCCCCAATG AGCTCCCTGCTGAGGAAG GGAAGACCCTGTGGGAGCTGGTGATAGAGCAGTTTGAAGACCTCCTGGTGCGGATCCTCCTCCTGGCCGCATGCATTTCCTTC GTGCTGGCCTGGTTTGAGGAAGGTGAAGAGACCATCACGGCCTTTGTTGAACCTTTTGTCATCCTCTTGATCCTCATTGCCAATGCCATCGTGGGGGTTTGGCAG GAGCGGAACGCAGAGAATGCCATCGAGGCCCTGAAGGAGTATGAGCCAGAGATGGGGAAGGTCTACCGGGCTGACCGCAAGTCAGTGCAAAGGATCAAGGCTCGGGACATCGTCCCCGGGGACATTGTGGAGGTGGCTG TGGGGGACAAAGTCCCTGCAGATATCCGAATCCTCGCCATCAAATCCACCACGCTGCGGGTTGACCAGTCCATCCTGACAG GCGAGTCTGTATCTGTCATCAAGCACACAGAGCCCGTTCCTGACCCCCGAGCTGTCAACCAGGACAAGAAGAACATGCTTTTCTCG gGCACCAACATTGCAGCTGGCAAGGCCTTGGGCATCGTGGCCACCACCGGCGTGAGCACCGAGATTGGGAAGATCCGAGACCAAATGGCTGCCACAGAACAGGACAAGACCCCCTTGCAGCAGAAGCTGGATGAGTTTGGGGAGCAGCTCTCCAAGGTCATCTCCCTCATCTGTGTGGCTGTCTGGCTTATCAACATTGGCCACTTCAACGACCCTGTCCATGGGGGCTCCTGGTTCCGCGGGGCCATCTACTACTTTAAGATTGCCGTGGCCTTGGCTGTGGCTGCCATCCCCGAAG GTCTTCCTGCAGTCATCACCACCTGCCTGGCCCTGGGTACCCGTCGGATGGCAAAGAAGAACGCCATTGTAAGGAGCTTGCCCTCTGTAGAGACCCTGGGCTGCACCTCTGTCATCTGTTCCGACAAGACAGGCACCCTCACCACCAACCAGATGTCTGTCTGCAAG ATGTTTATCATTGACAAGGTGGATGGGGACATCTGCCTCCTGAATGAGTTCTCCATCACTGGCTCCACTTACGCTCCAGAGGGAGAGGT CTTGAAGAATGATAAGCCAGTCCGGCCAGGGCAGTATGACGGGCTGGTGGAGCTGGCCACCATCTGTGCCCTCTGCAATGACTCCTCCTTGGACTTCAATGAG GCCAAAGGTGTCTATGAGAAGGTGGGCGAGGCCACTGAGACAGCACTCACCACCCTGGTGGAGAAGATGAATGTGTTCAACACGGATGTGAGAAGCCTCTCGAAGGTGGAGAGAGCCAACGCCTGCAACTCG GTGATCCGCCAGCTAATGAAGAAGGAGTTCACCCTGGAGTTCTCCCGAGACAGAAAGTCCATGTCTGTCTATTGCTCCCCAGCCAAATCTTCCCGGGCTGCTGTGGGGAACAAGATGTTTGTCAAG GGTGCCCCCGAGGGCGTCATCGACCGCTGTAACTATGTGCGAGTTGGCACCACCCGGGTGCCACTGACGGGGCCGGTGAAGGAGAAGATCATGGCGGTGATCAAGGAGTGGGGCACTGGCCGGGACACCCTGCGCTGCTTGGCCCTGGCCACCCGGGACACCCCCCCGAAGCGAGAGGAAATGGTCCTGGATGACTCTGCCAGGTTCCTGGAGTATGAG ACGGACCTGACATTCGTGGGTGTAGTGGGCATGCTGGACCCTCCACGCAAGGAGGTCACGGGCTCCATCCAGCTGTGCCGTGACGCCGGGATCCGGGTGATCATGATCACTGGGGACAACAAGGGCACAGCCATTGCCATCTGCCGGCGAATTGGCATCTTTGGGGAGAATGAGGAGGTGGCCGATCGCGCCTACACGGGCCGAGAGTTTGACGACCTGCCCCTGGCTGAACAGCGGGAAGCCTGCAGACGTGCCTGCTGCTTCGCCCGCGTGGAGCCCTCGCACAAGTCCAAGATTGTGGAGTACCTGCAGTCCTACGATGAGATCACAGCCATG acagGTGATGGCGTCAATGATGCCCCTGCCCTGAAGAAGGCTGAGATTGGCATTGCCATGGGATCTGGCACCGCCGTGGCCAAGACTGCCTCCGAGATGGTGCTGGCCGACGACAACTTCTCCACCATCGTAGCTGCTGTGGAGGAGGGCCGCGCCATCTACAACAACATGAAGCAGTTCATCCGCTACCTCATTTCCTCCAACGTGGGCGAGGTGGTCTG CATCTTCCTGACCGCTGCCCTGGGGCTGCCCGAGGCCCTGATCccggtgcagctgctgtgggtgaACTTGGTGACTGACGGGCTCCCAGCCACAGCCCTGGGCTTCAACCCACCAGACCTGGACATCATGGACCGCCCCCCCCGGAGCCCCAAGGAGCCCCTCATCAGTGGCTGGCTCTTCTTCCGCTACATGGCAATTGGGG GCTATGTgggtgcagccactgtgggagCGGCTGCCTGGTGGTTCCTGTACGCTGAGGACGGGCCTCATGTCAACTACAGCCAGCTG ACTCACTTCATGCAGTGCACCGAGGACAACACCCACTTCGAGGGCATAGACTGTGAGGTCTTCGAGGCCCCCGAGCCCATGACCATGGCCCTGTCCGTGCTGGTGACCATCGAGATGTGCAATGCACTCAACAG CCTGTCTGAGAACCAGTCCCTGCTGCGGATGCCACCCTGGGTGAACATCTGGCTGCTGGGCTCCATCTGCCTCTCCATGTCCCTGCACTTCCTCATCCTCTATGTTGACCCCCTGCCG ATGATCTTCAAGCTCCGGGCCCTGGACCTCACCCAGTGGCTCATGGTCCTCAAGATCTCACTGCCAGTCATTGGGCTCGACGAAATCCTCAAGTTCATTGCTCGGAACTACCTAGAGG GATAA
- the ATP2A1 gene encoding sarcoplasmic/endoplasmic reticulum calcium ATPase 1 isoform X3: protein MEAAHAKTTEECLAYFGVSETTGLTPDQVKRNLEKYGPNELPAEEGKTLWELVIEQFEDLLVRILLLAACISFVLAWFEEGEETITAFVEPFVILLILIANAIVGVWQERNAENAIEALKEYEPEMGKVYRADRKSVQRIKARDIVPGDIVEVAVGDKVPADIRILAIKSTTLRVDQSILTGESVSVIKHTEPVPDPRAVNQDKKNMLFSGTNIAAGKALGIVATTGVSTEIGKIRDQMAATEQDKTPLQQKLDEFGEQLSKVISLICVAVWLINIGHFNDPVHGGSWFRGAIYYFKIAVALAVAAIPEGLPAVITTCLALGTRRMAKKNAIMFIIDKVDGDICLLNEFSITGSTYAPEGEVLKNDKPVRPGQYDGLVELATICALCNDSSLDFNEAKGVYEKVGEATETALTTLVEKMNVFNTDVRSLSKVERANACNSVIRQLMKKEFTLEFSRDRKSMSVYCSPAKSSRAAVGNKMFVKGAPEGVIDRCNYVRVGTTRVPLTGPVKEKIMAVIKEWGTGRDTLRCLALATRDTPPKREEMVLDDSARFLEYETDLTFVGVVGMLDPPRKEVTGSIQLCRDAGIRVIMITGDNKGTAIAICRRIGIFGENEEVADRAYTGREFDDLPLAEQREACRRACCFARVEPSHKSKIVEYLQSYDEITAMTGDGVNDAPALKKAEIGIAMGSGTAVAKTASEMVLADDNFSTIVAAVEEGRAIYNNMKQFIRYLISSNVGEVVCIFLTAALGLPEALIPVQLLWVNLVTDGLPATALGFNPPDLDIMDRPPRSPKEPLISGWLFFRYMAIGGYVGAATVGAAAWWFLYAEDGPHVNYSQLTHFMQCTEDNTHFEGIDCEVFEAPEPMTMALSVLVTIEMCNALNSLSENQSLLRMPPWVNIWLLGSICLSMSLHFLILYVDPLPMIFKLRALDLTQWLMVLKISLPVIGLDEILKFIARNYLEDPEDERRK from the exons ATGGAGGCCGCTCATGCTAAAACCACGGAGGAATGTTTGGCCTATTTTGGGGTGAGTGAGACCACGGGCCTCACCCCGGACCAAGTTAAGCGGAATCTAGAGAAATACGGCCCCAATG AGCTCCCTGCTGAGGAAG GGAAGACCCTGTGGGAGCTGGTGATAGAGCAGTTTGAAGACCTCCTGGTGCGGATCCTCCTCCTGGCCGCATGCATTTCCTTC GTGCTGGCCTGGTTTGAGGAAGGTGAAGAGACCATCACGGCCTTTGTTGAACCTTTTGTCATCCTCTTGATCCTCATTGCCAATGCCATCGTGGGGGTTTGGCAG GAGCGGAACGCAGAGAATGCCATCGAGGCCCTGAAGGAGTATGAGCCAGAGATGGGGAAGGTCTACCGGGCTGACCGCAAGTCAGTGCAAAGGATCAAGGCTCGGGACATCGTCCCCGGGGACATTGTGGAGGTGGCTG TGGGGGACAAAGTCCCTGCAGATATCCGAATCCTCGCCATCAAATCCACCACGCTGCGGGTTGACCAGTCCATCCTGACAG GCGAGTCTGTATCTGTCATCAAGCACACAGAGCCCGTTCCTGACCCCCGAGCTGTCAACCAGGACAAGAAGAACATGCTTTTCTCG gGCACCAACATTGCAGCTGGCAAGGCCTTGGGCATCGTGGCCACCACCGGCGTGAGCACCGAGATTGGGAAGATCCGAGACCAAATGGCTGCCACAGAACAGGACAAGACCCCCTTGCAGCAGAAGCTGGATGAGTTTGGGGAGCAGCTCTCCAAGGTCATCTCCCTCATCTGTGTGGCTGTCTGGCTTATCAACATTGGCCACTTCAACGACCCTGTCCATGGGGGCTCCTGGTTCCGCGGGGCCATCTACTACTTTAAGATTGCCGTGGCCTTGGCTGTGGCTGCCATCCCCGAAG GTCTTCCTGCAGTCATCACCACCTGCCTGGCCCTGGGTACCCGTCGGATGGCAAAGAAGAACGCCATT ATGTTTATCATTGACAAGGTGGATGGGGACATCTGCCTCCTGAATGAGTTCTCCATCACTGGCTCCACTTACGCTCCAGAGGGAGAGGT CTTGAAGAATGATAAGCCAGTCCGGCCAGGGCAGTATGACGGGCTGGTGGAGCTGGCCACCATCTGTGCCCTCTGCAATGACTCCTCCTTGGACTTCAATGAG GCCAAAGGTGTCTATGAGAAGGTGGGCGAGGCCACTGAGACAGCACTCACCACCCTGGTGGAGAAGATGAATGTGTTCAACACGGATGTGAGAAGCCTCTCGAAGGTGGAGAGAGCCAACGCCTGCAACTCG GTGATCCGCCAGCTAATGAAGAAGGAGTTCACCCTGGAGTTCTCCCGAGACAGAAAGTCCATGTCTGTCTATTGCTCCCCAGCCAAATCTTCCCGGGCTGCTGTGGGGAACAAGATGTTTGTCAAG GGTGCCCCCGAGGGCGTCATCGACCGCTGTAACTATGTGCGAGTTGGCACCACCCGGGTGCCACTGACGGGGCCGGTGAAGGAGAAGATCATGGCGGTGATCAAGGAGTGGGGCACTGGCCGGGACACCCTGCGCTGCTTGGCCCTGGCCACCCGGGACACCCCCCCGAAGCGAGAGGAAATGGTCCTGGATGACTCTGCCAGGTTCCTGGAGTATGAG ACGGACCTGACATTCGTGGGTGTAGTGGGCATGCTGGACCCTCCACGCAAGGAGGTCACGGGCTCCATCCAGCTGTGCCGTGACGCCGGGATCCGGGTGATCATGATCACTGGGGACAACAAGGGCACAGCCATTGCCATCTGCCGGCGAATTGGCATCTTTGGGGAGAATGAGGAGGTGGCCGATCGCGCCTACACGGGCCGAGAGTTTGACGACCTGCCCCTGGCTGAACAGCGGGAAGCCTGCAGACGTGCCTGCTGCTTCGCCCGCGTGGAGCCCTCGCACAAGTCCAAGATTGTGGAGTACCTGCAGTCCTACGATGAGATCACAGCCATG acagGTGATGGCGTCAATGATGCCCCTGCCCTGAAGAAGGCTGAGATTGGCATTGCCATGGGATCTGGCACCGCCGTGGCCAAGACTGCCTCCGAGATGGTGCTGGCCGACGACAACTTCTCCACCATCGTAGCTGCTGTGGAGGAGGGCCGCGCCATCTACAACAACATGAAGCAGTTCATCCGCTACCTCATTTCCTCCAACGTGGGCGAGGTGGTCTG CATCTTCCTGACCGCTGCCCTGGGGCTGCCCGAGGCCCTGATCccggtgcagctgctgtgggtgaACTTGGTGACTGACGGGCTCCCAGCCACAGCCCTGGGCTTCAACCCACCAGACCTGGACATCATGGACCGCCCCCCCCGGAGCCCCAAGGAGCCCCTCATCAGTGGCTGGCTCTTCTTCCGCTACATGGCAATTGGGG GCTATGTgggtgcagccactgtgggagCGGCTGCCTGGTGGTTCCTGTACGCTGAGGACGGGCCTCATGTCAACTACAGCCAGCTG ACTCACTTCATGCAGTGCACCGAGGACAACACCCACTTCGAGGGCATAGACTGTGAGGTCTTCGAGGCCCCCGAGCCCATGACCATGGCCCTGTCCGTGCTGGTGACCATCGAGATGTGCAATGCACTCAACAG CCTGTCTGAGAACCAGTCCCTGCTGCGGATGCCACCCTGGGTGAACATCTGGCTGCTGGGCTCCATCTGCCTCTCCATGTCCCTGCACTTCCTCATCCTCTATGTTGACCCCCTGCCG ATGATCTTCAAGCTCCGGGCCCTGGACCTCACCCAGTGGCTCATGGTCCTCAAGATCTCACTGCCAGTCATTGGGCTCGACGAAATCCTCAAGTTCATTGCTCGGAACTACCTAGAGG aTCCAGAAGATGAAAGAAGGAAGTGA